One Defluviimonas sp. SAOS-178_SWC DNA window includes the following coding sequences:
- a CDS encoding YihY/virulence factor BrkB family protein, translated as MINPAYLLRLANAVWHAMDERNLGLIAAGVAFYTMFAIFPGMAATIAIWGFFADPVVMRDYLDQIHGLIPDAAYGVIENQLTTLLATNSSTLGWTTAVSLAVALYSVHNGVAALVTGLNAIHARRHRPGLMRILGSILLTMTLIALVLSALVVVVLVPILLNVIPLGPAEGFILRYLPWVVMFLVLMIVLGLFYRWGPNMEDERHSWLTPGAILAALLWAGASMAFSAYLTNFGSYNRIYGSIGAVIALLMWLYISAYIVLFGAVLNAERERLSRAQ; from the coding sequence GTGATCAATCCCGCATATCTCCTGAGACTCGCCAACGCGGTCTGGCATGCGATGGACGAACGCAACCTCGGCTTGATCGCGGCGGGGGTGGCCTTCTACACGATGTTCGCGATCTTCCCGGGGATGGCGGCGACGATCGCGATCTGGGGCTTTTTCGCGGACCCGGTGGTGATGCGCGACTATCTCGACCAGATACATGGGCTGATCCCGGACGCCGCCTACGGCGTTATCGAGAACCAGTTGACCACCCTCCTCGCGACGAATTCGAGCACCTTGGGCTGGACGACGGCCGTATCGCTCGCCGTGGCGCTTTACTCCGTCCACAACGGGGTCGCGGCACTGGTGACCGGGCTGAACGCGATCCACGCCCGCCGTCATAGGCCGGGGCTGATGCGAATCCTGGGGTCGATCCTTCTTACGATGACGCTGATCGCGCTGGTCCTCTCGGCGCTCGTCGTCGTGGTGCTTGTGCCGATCCTTCTGAATGTGATCCCCCTGGGGCCGGCGGAAGGGTTCATTCTCCGCTATCTGCCGTGGGTGGTCATGTTCCTCGTGCTGATGATCGTTCTGGGCCTCTTCTACCGCTGGGGCCCGAACATGGAGGATGAGCGCCATTCGTGGCTTACGCCCGGTGCGATCCTTGCGGCGCTTCTTTGGGCGGGCGCATCCATGGCATTTTCCGCCTATCTCACGAATTTCGGCAGCTACAACCGTATCTATGGCTCCATCGGCGCAGTGATCGCGTTGCTGATGTGGCTTTATATCTCGGCCTATATCGTGCTGTTCGGCGCAGTGCTGAACGCAGAGAGGGAGAGGCTGTCGCGCGCTCAGTAA
- a CDS encoding cytochrome-c peroxidase translates to MRLVFALVVIAGAARAEVPAPVTDADYMPVSEAEARLGQLLFYDPILSGNRNISCATCHHPRFATSDGLSLGLGEGGIGLGPERRPDPANLPEQRIPRNAPALFNLGAREFTILFHDGRIETDPSRPSGLRTPLEDEMVTGFASVLSAQTMFPVLSPDEMAGHYQENDVSTAVREGLLTGPGGAWDILSARVEAIPQYKALFDAAYPEIAVGRPIAFTDLSNAIAAFIALEWRADNSPFDRMLRGGPALTADAREGMDLFYGEAGCAACHSGKFQTDQGFHAMGEPQLGPGKAERFESHSRDLGRMRVTNRKEDAYAFRTPSLRNVTATGPWGHSGAWSDLSSFLSHHADPSVGLGGYDRKLAILPKADLAKPDWVILDSPDEVAAIEATAITGKPLDPAEIAAIIAFLESLRDQGAIDGRLGVPERVPSGLPVDR, encoded by the coding sequence GTGCGGCTTGTATTCGCTCTTGTGGTGATCGCCGGGGCCGCGCGGGCAGAGGTGCCCGCGCCGGTGACGGACGCGGACTACATGCCGGTTTCGGAGGCGGAGGCGCGGCTTGGCCAGCTTCTCTTCTACGACCCGATCCTCTCCGGCAACCGCAACATATCCTGCGCGACCTGTCACCATCCGCGTTTCGCGACCTCGGACGGGTTATCCCTCGGCCTCGGTGAGGGCGGGATCGGTCTCGGGCCGGAGCGGCGGCCGGACCCCGCGAACCTGCCCGAGCAACGCATTCCCCGTAATGCGCCCGCGCTTTTCAACCTCGGTGCGCGCGAGTTCACCATCCTCTTCCATGACGGCCGGATCGAAACCGATCCATCGCGCCCCTCTGGCCTCAGGACTCCGCTGGAGGACGAGATGGTCACGGGCTTCGCCTCGGTGCTTTCGGCCCAGACGATGTTTCCGGTCCTGTCACCGGACGAGATGGCCGGGCACTATCAGGAAAACGATGTCTCGACGGCGGTGCGAGAGGGCTTGCTCACCGGACCCGGCGGCGCCTGGGACATCCTTTCGGCGCGGGTAGAGGCGATCCCGCAATACAAGGCGCTGTTCGATGCGGCCTATCCTGAGATCGCGGTCGGTCGGCCGATCGCCTTCACCGATCTTTCCAACGCCATCGCCGCCTTCATCGCCCTCGAATGGCGCGCCGACAACTCGCCCTTTGACCGGATGTTGCGTGGGGGCCCGGCGTTGACGGCCGATGCGCGTGAGGGCATGGACCTCTTCTATGGCGAAGCCGGTTGTGCAGCCTGCCATTCCGGAAAGTTCCAGACCGATCAGGGCTTTCACGCAATGGGGGAACCGCAGCTCGGACCGGGCAAGGCCGAGCGTTTCGAAAGCCATTCCCGCGATCTCGGCCGGATGCGTGTTACGAACCGGAAAGAAGACGCCTACGCATTTCGAACGCCCTCGCTCCGGAATGTGACGGCGACCGGGCCTTGGGGGCACAGCGGCGCCTGGTCCGATTTGTCTTCCTTCCTTTCTCATCATGCCGATCCGTCAGTGGGGCTTGGCGGGTATGACCGAAAGCTTGCCATCCTTCCGAAAGCTGACCTCGCCAAGCCCGACTGGGTGATCCTCGACTCCCCGGATGAAGTCGCGGCCATCGAGGCGACTGCCATTACGGGCAAGCCGCTCGATC